A stretch of Myxococcus hansupus DNA encodes these proteins:
- the agmC gene encoding adventurous gliding motility protein AgmC: MNGTWLRMVLAGAVALSAIVAVAGPDTFWVGGSSDGSLTVAEEEVAQVNTYAQVTAISTDTQGRPVLDLGTSRLGSENLSFATNKLVLVLQATSPAAGPVPGSGTGQNTIDLELSSVGRWELARVSSYTTGTRRMVLTQPLKHAYEVLATQVILVPEYSNVTVEDDAVIEALPWNGVTGGVVALFSSGAINLNDTGRISASAKGFRGGVFTPEPPPEDGGTPADGCDADDDGPTDYRLGSKGEGLSAHVYDAGTTRGNANATTGGGGGACRQSGGGGGGNAGLGGMGGNARDRASGGASRDVGGLGGASLAYSPLTQLSLGGGGGSGQGVHATATTTPNGGAGGGIVFLRAASLNGGVVAASGGSAEASVVSGGGGGGGGTISLRLVGACVGTELHAEGGTGGAVQSSSSAAANAAGPGGGGGGGRIFFQSASSSSCPVSVAAGLAGMTANGGPSSPPIPQGALPIHPVQHSPPYVGTVGFLMGGMPNPIAVPTLSALASPIKTAYPQITGTGTPGGTVLIYRNHTASSQVQVLLARTVVGANGQFSVTVSLPANETSTLRAAHEVQGLQGSYSGPLTLRVDTLPPDTQASTSVTFPTRATSISFTIQGFEADGSPCNGTTTPSCSYECRLVTPSTPSPSFGACSSPRTFALSGSGTHRFEARAIDAAQNVDASPAIIEFVVDHDAPDVAILAANPTPPAARSRFTTAEFGFATTASDVVRFECELVRQPPFDPPTGWVTCPAHHGLTGLQNAAQYTLSVRAVDRAGNVSAAPATRSWVVDTTPPNTEFTGSALPTVTSENISFAFQGVGGDIARLECSLDSAEFTTCTSPYRPTTRPADGPHVFQVRAVDQAGNVDPTPAMHRWEVDTVPPPVTIVNKPSDPSNQATAGFDFDSTATDVVRFECLLEASPEPEPPLPSWQTCAASSLFPNLTHGTRYTLSVRAVDRALNETVTPATHAWTVDLVAPDTEFTGSPRPAVTRQNISFTFQGLGGDIARLECSLDAEAFRPCTSPYQPAVIPADGSHVFQVRAVDHAGNVDPTPATHSWEVDTQAPPVTIVTRPADPSNQTTAGFDFNSTATDVIRFECLLQAVPAHVPPLPGWQTCGASSLFPNLRNATRYTLSVRAVDRAGNQSDDFATYSWSVDTMAPDTVFTGSPRPAVTRENIAFTFQGVGGDIARLECSLDAEAFTTCTSPYQPETIPADGTHVFQVRAVDQAGNVDPTPATHSWEVDTTAPDTAISPTSPAPPRDPTNVTASPFGFTSTATDVAYFECRLNTVAPSTPTTGNWVRCPAAHVVSGGADGTRYQLQVRAVDRVGNTDATPASHAWLVDTTPPNTAFTAEVPNALTSLFNARFGFHAPGADDIDRFECSLDGGPFYTCASPHDLTVGDGDHTMLVRAVDRAGNVDQTPATHFWRVLSGPVRTFITKPTETLTNNPRMEFTFSSTKGNVEFFCRLNTEPERSCGTIDSERREVDWAIDVGEGDHTMNVQAVDLDNLDRDTVGETRYWTVDMTPPPAPLITNPASTYINTRAPAIEGTATEGGTVTVYDVDSVPPLALGSNVISITGLWRVDGVLLSEGSHTLGVTHRDGANNTSALEVSERRIIIVDTLPPETAVSVRPAARGRERTVHFEFQHLNEPNFATFECSLNGADFQNCPSPHQVTVAQDGSHSMRVRAKDLAGNVDPSPVVVEWAVDSIPPRTTIGTVPAEFSQSAASSFAFTAVDESDVVFECSLNDGGFVPCASPFVPTGLVQGVNRLAIRATDSVGNEEVTTPAAWTVDDTPPDLPVLESPEAGSTVETPTPQFRGVALGGAHEVFIHLDGFLLGKASVNASGEWRYTGTGNLSSGEHFVSVYAVDRALNASDPTTPSFFKIIPSTEIDSRGGGLSCTLGGSSGGTPLTALGLVAFALLAARRGRRP; encoded by the coding sequence ATGAACGGAACGTGGCTCAGGATGGTGCTCGCGGGGGCGGTGGCGCTGAGCGCCATCGTCGCGGTCGCCGGGCCCGATACATTCTGGGTGGGCGGGAGCTCAGACGGCTCGCTGACCGTTGCCGAAGAAGAAGTGGCGCAGGTCAATACCTACGCCCAGGTCACCGCCATCAGTACGGATACGCAGGGCCGTCCGGTGCTCGACCTCGGGACATCACGGCTGGGCAGCGAGAACCTGAGCTTCGCGACCAACAAGCTCGTGTTGGTGCTCCAGGCCACCAGTCCCGCCGCTGGCCCCGTGCCAGGTTCGGGCACGGGGCAGAACACCATCGACCTGGAACTCAGCAGCGTCGGCCGGTGGGAGTTGGCGCGGGTGTCTTCGTACACGACAGGCACCCGGAGGATGGTGCTGACCCAGCCGCTCAAGCACGCCTACGAAGTGCTCGCCACGCAGGTCATCCTGGTGCCCGAGTACTCGAACGTCACGGTCGAGGACGACGCGGTCATCGAGGCCTTGCCCTGGAATGGCGTGACGGGCGGCGTGGTAGCGCTGTTCTCGAGCGGGGCCATCAACCTCAATGACACGGGGCGCATCAGTGCCTCGGCGAAGGGGTTCCGGGGTGGCGTCTTCACGCCCGAGCCGCCCCCTGAGGATGGGGGCACGCCCGCGGACGGATGCGACGCGGATGATGACGGTCCCACCGATTACCGCTTGGGCTCGAAGGGAGAGGGCCTGTCGGCGCACGTCTACGATGCGGGAACGACGCGGGGGAATGCGAACGCCACCACGGGTGGTGGTGGCGGCGCGTGCAGACAGTCGGGTGGTGGTGGCGGCGGTAACGCGGGGCTTGGCGGCATGGGTGGTAATGCGCGGGATCGCGCGAGCGGTGGCGCTTCACGTGACGTCGGCGGGCTGGGCGGTGCGTCGCTGGCCTACTCTCCGTTGACGCAACTGTCGCTGGGCGGCGGCGGCGGTAGTGGCCAAGGCGTGCACGCCACCGCGACAACGACCCCCAACGGCGGAGCCGGCGGAGGCATTGTCTTCCTTCGCGCGGCGAGCTTGAACGGCGGCGTCGTGGCGGCTTCGGGAGGGAGCGCCGAAGCGAGTGTCGTCAGCGGCGGCGGCGGTGGTGGTGGTGGCACCATCTCCCTTCGGCTCGTGGGAGCCTGCGTCGGAACGGAATTGCACGCGGAGGGTGGAACTGGCGGCGCCGTTCAATCGTCGTCATCGGCCGCGGCCAATGCAGCGGGGCCGGGTGGCGGTGGCGGCGGTGGACGCATCTTCTTCCAGTCCGCGAGCAGCTCGAGTTGCCCGGTGTCCGTGGCCGCGGGGCTCGCGGGAATGACGGCCAACGGAGGGCCGAGCTCACCGCCAATTCCTCAAGGCGCGCTGCCCATTCATCCAGTTCAGCATTCGCCGCCGTACGTGGGGACCGTCGGTTTCCTGATGGGTGGGATGCCAAATCCCATCGCGGTGCCAACACTGTCGGCGCTCGCATCCCCCATCAAGACGGCGTATCCCCAAATCACGGGAACGGGCACGCCGGGCGGGACGGTGCTCATCTATCGGAATCACACGGCCAGCTCTCAGGTCCAGGTGCTGCTCGCACGGACCGTCGTGGGCGCGAATGGCCAGTTCTCCGTGACGGTCTCCCTGCCTGCGAATGAAACGTCGACGTTGCGTGCGGCACATGAAGTTCAGGGGCTGCAAGGCAGCTACAGTGGGCCGCTTACGCTGCGGGTGGACACCCTGCCACCGGATACGCAGGCTTCCACGAGCGTGACGTTCCCCACGCGGGCCACGAGCATCAGCTTCACCATTCAAGGTTTCGAGGCGGATGGGTCTCCGTGCAATGGAACCACCACGCCCAGTTGCTCGTATGAGTGCAGGCTGGTGACTCCCTCGACGCCCAGCCCCAGCTTTGGGGCGTGTTCATCTCCTCGTACTTTTGCACTCAGTGGGAGTGGGACCCATCGCTTCGAGGCCCGTGCGATTGATGCCGCTCAGAACGTGGATGCGTCGCCAGCCATCATCGAATTCGTCGTGGACCATGACGCTCCCGATGTAGCGATTCTCGCTGCGAACCCAACCCCCCCCGCCGCACGTTCGCGATTCACGACCGCTGAGTTTGGTTTTGCAACGACTGCTTCCGATGTCGTGAGATTCGAATGTGAACTGGTTCGTCAGCCCCCATTTGACCCGCCGACGGGATGGGTCACATGTCCCGCCCATCATGGGCTGACGGGACTTCAGAACGCTGCCCAATACACGTTGTCGGTGCGGGCCGTGGACCGGGCTGGGAATGTGTCCGCAGCGCCCGCGACGCGTTCGTGGGTGGTGGACACGACGCCCCCAAACACAGAGTTCACGGGGAGCGCGCTGCCCACGGTGACGTCCGAGAACATCTCGTTCGCGTTCCAGGGCGTGGGCGGTGACATCGCGCGACTCGAGTGCAGCCTGGATTCGGCTGAGTTCACGACGTGCACGAGTCCTTATCGGCCGACGACGCGGCCGGCGGATGGTCCTCATGTCTTCCAGGTGAGGGCCGTGGACCAGGCCGGGAACGTGGATCCGACGCCCGCGATGCATCGCTGGGAGGTGGACACGGTTCCTCCGCCGGTCACCATCGTGAACAAACCGTCCGATCCGAGCAACCAGGCGACGGCGGGCTTTGATTTCGACTCCACGGCGACGGACGTCGTGCGCTTCGAGTGTTTGTTGGAGGCGAGCCCCGAACCCGAGCCGCCTTTGCCGAGTTGGCAGACGTGTGCGGCCTCCAGCCTGTTTCCGAACCTGACCCACGGGACGCGGTACACGTTGTCGGTGCGAGCGGTGGACCGGGCTCTCAATGAGACGGTGACGCCCGCGACGCACGCGTGGACGGTGGATCTGGTGGCGCCCGACACGGAGTTCACGGGTAGCCCGAGGCCCGCTGTGACGCGCCAGAACATCTCGTTTACGTTCCAGGGGTTGGGCGGAGATATCGCGCGCCTGGAGTGCAGCCTGGATGCCGAGGCGTTCAGGCCGTGCACGAGTCCCTACCAGCCGGCAGTGATTCCCGCAGACGGGTCGCACGTCTTCCAGGTGAGGGCCGTGGACCACGCGGGGAACGTGGACCCGACGCCCGCGACCCATAGTTGGGAGGTGGACACGCAGGCACCACCCGTCACCATCGTGACGAGACCCGCGGACCCGAGCAATCAGACGACGGCGGGTTTCGACTTCAACTCCACGGCGACGGACGTCATCCGTTTCGAGTGCTTGTTGCAGGCCGTGCCCGCGCACGTGCCACCGCTGCCGGGTTGGCAGACGTGTGGTGCTTCCAGCCTGTTCCCCAACCTGAGAAATGCCACCCGGTACACGTTGTCGGTGCGGGCGGTGGACCGGGCTGGCAACCAGTCCGATGATTTCGCCACGTATTCGTGGTCCGTGGACACGATGGCGCCGGATACGGTGTTCACGGGAAGCCCGAGGCCCGCCGTGACCCGCGAGAACATCGCGTTCACGTTCCAGGGCGTGGGCGGGGACATCGCGCGGCTGGAGTGCAGCCTGGACGCGGAGGCATTCACGACGTGCACGAGTCCCTACCAGCCGGAGACGATTCCCGCGGACGGGACGCACGTCTTCCAGGTGAGGGCCGTGGACCAGGCAGGAAACGTGGATCCGACCCCTGCGACGCATAGCTGGGAGGTGGATACCACCGCGCCAGATACCGCCATCAGCCCGACCTCACCCGCGCCCCCGCGTGACCCGACCAACGTGACGGCGTCTCCATTTGGTTTCACTTCGACCGCGACGGACGTGGCGTACTTCGAATGCCGTCTGAACACGGTGGCGCCGTCAACGCCCACCACGGGGAACTGGGTCCGGTGCCCCGCCGCGCATGTCGTTTCGGGGGGGGCGGATGGCACCCGGTACCAGCTCCAGGTCCGGGCGGTGGACCGCGTGGGAAATACAGACGCAACGCCCGCGAGTCACGCGTGGCTGGTGGACACCACGCCTCCGAATACGGCGTTCACGGCGGAGGTGCCTAATGCGTTGACGAGCCTGTTCAACGCTCGTTTCGGGTTCCATGCACCCGGCGCGGACGATATCGATCGGTTCGAGTGCAGCCTTGATGGCGGGCCGTTCTACACCTGCGCGTCTCCGCATGATCTGACCGTCGGTGACGGGGACCACACGATGCTCGTTCGCGCCGTGGATCGCGCCGGCAATGTGGACCAAACGCCCGCCACGCATTTCTGGCGGGTGCTGTCCGGCCCCGTGAGGACCTTCATCACCAAGCCGACGGAGACCCTCACCAACAACCCCCGGATGGAGTTCACCTTCTCGTCGACCAAGGGGAACGTCGAATTCTTCTGCCGTCTGAACACGGAGCCCGAGCGCTCTTGCGGCACCATCGACTCGGAGCGGCGTGAAGTGGACTGGGCCATCGACGTCGGCGAGGGCGACCACACGATGAACGTCCAGGCCGTGGACCTCGACAATCTCGATCGGGACACGGTGGGTGAGACCCGATACTGGACGGTGGACATGACGCCGCCTCCGGCGCCGCTCATCACCAATCCAGCTTCCACCTACATCAACACGCGGGCACCCGCCATCGAGGGAACCGCCACCGAGGGTGGGACTGTCACCGTGTACGACGTGGACTCCGTGCCGCCGTTGGCGCTTGGGTCGAATGTGATCTCAATCACGGGCTTGTGGCGGGTGGACGGGGTGCTGCTCTCGGAGGGCTCGCACACGCTGGGGGTCACGCATCGGGACGGAGCCAACAACACGTCCGCACTGGAAGTGTCTGAGCGTCGCATCATCATCGTGGACACGCTGCCGCCGGAGACCGCCGTCTCCGTTCGGCCTGCAGCGCGCGGGCGTGAGCGGACCGTCCACTTCGAGTTCCAGCACCTGAACGAGCCCAACTTCGCGACGTTCGAGTGCAGCCTCAACGGCGCGGACTTCCAGAACTGTCCATCACCCCATCAGGTCACCGTCGCCCAGGACGGGTCGCACTCGATGCGCGTCCGCGCCAAGGACCTGGCGGGCAACGTGGACCCTTCGCCGGTCGTCGTCGAGTGGGCGGTCGATTCCATTCCGCCGAGGACGACCATTGGGACGGTCCCCGCCGAGTTCTCTCAGTCGGCGGCCTCCAGCTTCGCGTTCACCGCGGTGGATGAGTCGGATGTCGTTTTCGAGTGCAGTTTGAACGATGGCGGCTTCGTGCCGTGCGCCTCTCCATTCGTGCCCACGGGCCTTGTTCAGGGGGTGAACCGGCTCGCGATTCGCGCCACGGACAGCGTCGGGAACGAGGAAGTCACCACCCCCGCTGCATGGACCGTGGATGACACACCGCCCGATTTGCCAGTGCTGGAGTCCCCGGAGGCCGGGAGCACGGTGGAGACACCCACGCCCCAGTTCCGCGGTGTCGCCTTGGGCGGCGCCCATGAAGTGTTCATCCATCTGGATGGTTTCTTGCTGGGGAAGGCCTCCGTGAATGCTTCGGGAGAGTGGCGCTACACCGGGACAGGGAACCTCTCGAGCGGCGAACACTTCGTGTCCGTCTACGCCGTGGACCGGGCCCTCAATGCGTCCGACCCGACGACGCCTTCGTTCTTCAAGATCATTCCGTCGACGGAGATCGACTCGCGGGGTGGCGGCTTGAGCTGCACCCTTGGAGGCTCAAGTGGCGGTACGCCGCTCACAGCCCTGGGGCTCGTGGCGTTCGCCCTGCTGGCCGCCCGCCGCGGGAGGCGGCCGTAG
- a CDS encoding fibronectin type III domain-containing protein produces the protein MRRLPMKAWCLLLVLGLSACGGSDGPSEPAVPSAPRLLEALAGDAQVTVSWSAPSSQGDSPIQGYVVRARLNGAVSVSQESTATSVTLSGLTNGQTYTVVVAARNAQGEGPESSPSSPVVPHDIPGAPRDVTATPGDRQAEVAWSPPDAADMPVTGYVVTVRQGDTVFTTVNATEQRALVSGLTNGTDYRVTVAATNAVAGGPESSPVAVTPVAVPGAPRLELFNRARTWLAVQWEPQDTGGSPITDYVVELSLDGAVVQSFETTETLQRFDGLTTGAAYRVTVAARNAVGLGASAEIAVLRPCDRPLSPTRLLAEAGDGQISLSWGAPADLGGCALRDYRIDLQARNGAAPARVERTPERSLVVTGLVNGVEYDVTVRVTTEVGAADRGVASVATPHPAPDAPGSLAATPGDGIVLLTWEPPPHVGAPLIRYVLTVEPEVEGLYLIAGGQAREWYVEGLTNGTAYTFTLRAENSVGQSPPATVQATPAP, from the coding sequence ATGCGCCGTCTCCCGATGAAGGCATGGTGCCTGCTTCTGGTGCTGGGACTTTCGGCCTGCGGTGGCTCCGACGGCCCCTCCGAGCCCGCCGTTCCGAGTGCTCCGCGGTTGTTGGAGGCCCTCGCCGGGGACGCTCAAGTCACGGTGAGCTGGTCTGCGCCTTCGTCGCAAGGTGACAGCCCCATCCAGGGCTACGTCGTTCGGGCGCGGCTCAACGGAGCGGTGTCCGTGTCGCAGGAGAGCACGGCGACCTCGGTCACCCTCTCGGGGTTGACGAATGGGCAGACGTATACCGTTGTCGTCGCCGCTCGGAACGCGCAGGGAGAGGGACCCGAATCGTCGCCTTCTTCGCCGGTGGTTCCTCATGACATTCCAGGCGCCCCGCGCGACGTCACCGCGACGCCGGGCGACCGTCAGGCCGAGGTGGCGTGGTCCCCGCCGGACGCCGCGGACATGCCGGTGACGGGCTACGTCGTGACGGTGCGCCAGGGCGATACCGTCTTCACGACGGTGAACGCGACGGAGCAGCGGGCCCTCGTTTCCGGGCTGACGAACGGCACGGACTACCGCGTCACCGTCGCGGCCACCAATGCCGTGGCCGGCGGGCCGGAGTCCTCGCCGGTGGCGGTGACGCCGGTGGCGGTGCCGGGCGCGCCTCGGCTCGAGTTGTTCAATCGGGCGAGGACGTGGCTGGCCGTGCAGTGGGAGCCCCAGGACACGGGCGGCAGCCCCATCACGGACTATGTTGTCGAGCTGAGCCTGGACGGCGCGGTGGTCCAGTCGTTCGAGACGACGGAGACGTTGCAGCGCTTCGATGGATTGACCACGGGCGCCGCGTACCGCGTCACGGTGGCCGCGCGGAACGCCGTGGGCCTGGGCGCGTCCGCGGAGATTGCGGTGCTGAGGCCCTGCGACAGGCCTCTTTCGCCCACCCGGCTGTTGGCGGAGGCAGGGGACGGCCAGATTTCCCTGTCGTGGGGGGCCCCCGCGGACCTGGGCGGCTGCGCCCTCCGGGATTACCGCATCGACCTCCAGGCGAGGAATGGCGCGGCCCCGGCCCGCGTGGAGCGGACCCCGGAGCGGAGCCTGGTGGTGACGGGGCTCGTGAATGGGGTGGAGTACGACGTGACGGTCCGGGTCACCACGGAGGTGGGGGCCGCCGACAGAGGGGTGGCTTCGGTGGCAACACCTCACCCGGCGCCCGACGCGCCCGGCAGCCTCGCCGCGACGCCGGGCGATGGGATCGTGCTGCTCACCTGGGAGCCGCCGCCCCACGTTGGCGCACCGCTCATCCGCTACGTGCTGACGGTCGAGCCCGAAGTGGAGGGGCTGTACCTCATCGCGGGGGGACAGGCGCGGGAGTGGTACGTGGAAGGCCTGACGAACGGCACGGCCTACACCTTCACCCTGCGCGCGGAGAACAGCGTGGGCCAGAGTCCGCCCGCGACGGTGCAGGCCACTCCGGCACCCTGA
- a CDS encoding hemolysin family protein gives MLVLANGVFAGAELAIISVRRTRLKELVEQGSASAKAVEALRGNPERFLATVQIGITVIGATAAAFGGASIATRLGDFITGLGVPEQQADEVALAGVVAFVSYLSLVLGELVPKSLALRAGERYALLIGRPLRGLSWVMQPVVWFLTASSNVVLRLFGDRTNFTEGRLSTEELQQLVEEAAKQGTLDQHASEIASRAFEMGDVTVGELSVARDEMVALRRHSSPEEIRRVLLEGGHSRMPVYEDTMDNIVGYVIAKDLLGVAWESNLIILEDVMRPPFFVVETMRAMDALRELQKRRMQLAVVVDERGGVVGLVTVEDLVEELVGDILSESEVPEELVKREGPNTALVLGTASIRDVNRALSLDLDEDQDYATVAGLCIALSGGAIPGSGTKVQTQSGLTLEVVESSPRRVRTVRFHLPKREEPAQA, from the coding sequence GTGCTGGTCCTGGCCAATGGCGTCTTCGCAGGTGCGGAGCTCGCCATCATCTCCGTCCGCCGGACCCGGCTGAAGGAACTGGTTGAGCAAGGCAGCGCCTCCGCGAAAGCGGTGGAGGCCCTGCGCGGAAACCCCGAGCGGTTCCTCGCCACGGTGCAGATTGGCATCACCGTCATCGGCGCCACGGCGGCCGCCTTCGGTGGCGCGAGCATCGCCACCCGCCTGGGTGACTTCATCACGGGCCTGGGTGTGCCCGAGCAGCAGGCGGACGAAGTGGCCCTGGCCGGCGTGGTGGCCTTCGTGTCGTACCTCTCTCTTGTGCTGGGTGAGCTGGTGCCCAAGTCGCTCGCACTGCGAGCCGGCGAGCGCTACGCGCTGCTCATTGGCCGGCCTCTGCGGGGGCTGTCGTGGGTGATGCAGCCGGTGGTGTGGTTCCTCACGGCCAGCTCCAACGTGGTGCTGCGCCTGTTCGGAGACCGGACCAACTTCACGGAAGGCCGCCTGTCCACGGAGGAGCTCCAGCAGTTGGTGGAGGAGGCGGCGAAGCAGGGCACGTTGGATCAGCACGCCAGTGAAATCGCGTCGCGCGCCTTCGAGATGGGCGACGTGACGGTGGGCGAGCTGTCGGTGGCCCGGGACGAGATGGTGGCGCTGCGGCGTCACTCCAGCCCCGAGGAGATTCGCCGCGTGCTGCTGGAGGGCGGGCACTCCCGCATGCCCGTGTACGAGGACACGATGGACAATATCGTGGGCTACGTCATCGCCAAGGACCTGCTGGGCGTCGCCTGGGAGAGCAACCTCATCATCCTCGAGGACGTGATGCGTCCGCCCTTCTTCGTCGTGGAGACGATGCGGGCCATGGACGCGCTGCGCGAGCTCCAGAAGCGCCGCATGCAGTTGGCCGTGGTGGTGGACGAGCGTGGCGGCGTGGTGGGCCTGGTGACGGTGGAGGACCTCGTCGAGGAGCTCGTCGGTGACATCCTCAGCGAGTCGGAGGTCCCCGAGGAGCTGGTGAAGCGCGAGGGCCCCAACACCGCCCTCGTGCTCGGCACCGCGAGCATCCGCGACGTCAACCGGGCGCTGTCCCTGGACTTGGACGAGGACCAGGACTACGCCACCGTGGCCGGCCTGTGCATCGCCCTGTCCGGTGGCGCCATCCCCGGGTCGGGCACCAAGGTGCAGACGCAGAGCGGGCTCACGCTGGAAGTCGTCGAGTCCTCTCCCCGCCGCGTGCGCACCGTGCGCTTCCACCTGCCCAAGCGCGAGGAGCCGGCGCAGGCCTAG
- a CDS encoding response regulator, which yields MARLATEDGARKVLVVDDDADWREFLRLSLEDLGYETTEASDGQEALETLRRGDRYGVMLLDLNMPGMTGLEVVERLPRGPQPRVVFLTSAAAQDVGSALLSGPHYYLPKGASRDQLSLLLQSLGE from the coding sequence TTGGCGCGACTGGCAACGGAAGACGGCGCAAGGAAGGTCCTGGTCGTCGATGACGACGCGGACTGGAGGGAATTTCTCCGGCTCAGCCTGGAGGACCTCGGTTACGAAACGACCGAGGCCTCGGATGGGCAGGAGGCCCTGGAGACGTTGAGGCGCGGCGACCGCTACGGCGTGATGTTGCTGGACCTCAACATGCCCGGAATGACGGGGCTGGAGGTCGTGGAGCGGCTGCCCCGAGGCCCGCAACCTCGCGTCGTCTTCCTGACCTCGGCGGCGGCGCAGGATGTAGGCAGTGCCCTGCTCTCCGGGCCGCACTACTACCTGCCAAAAGGTGCGAGCCGCGACCAATTGTCGCTCCTCTTGCAATCACTTGGTGAGTGA
- a CDS encoding ceramide glucosyltransferase, translating to MLLASTVLLIASCIGLFVLTVQFALVLRHRGEAPAPTRSGGARPGISILKPLCGVDDDLEANLEQFAGLDYAGNYEVVLGVKDARDPAFAVARAAVARWPHVMRLEVQEGEPGRNPKVNQLITLADRARHDVLVISDSNTRVAPGYLEEIAQAFEDPDVGCVTHPVSGVGERTFGSLLDNLHLSASAAAGMIAAKRAADQDIVVGKSMALRREDVDALGGFFSVKDVLAEDFVIGQWVTRKLGRRVVVARTPVFNVSLRKSVLSFFQRYVRWSVIHRTAVSPGTYFAQALLNPTPLALLGALLAPSEESAALCLVVALGKVAVDLSTVRALRPQPLTWDAVPAVFAKDALLFAAWTYALFSRTVNWRGTRLRVARGSRLVPLRATGLESATSLPQSGRVLAG from the coding sequence ATGTTGCTCGCTTCCACCGTCCTGCTGATTGCCTCCTGCATCGGGCTGTTCGTCCTCACCGTCCAGTTCGCGCTGGTGCTGCGCCACCGCGGCGAAGCGCCAGCCCCCACGCGCTCCGGCGGCGCACGGCCCGGCATCTCCATCCTCAAGCCGCTGTGCGGCGTGGATGACGACCTGGAGGCCAACCTCGAGCAGTTCGCCGGGCTGGATTACGCCGGGAACTACGAGGTGGTGCTGGGCGTCAAGGACGCCAGGGACCCCGCCTTCGCCGTGGCCCGCGCGGCCGTGGCCCGCTGGCCCCACGTCATGCGCCTGGAGGTCCAGGAGGGAGAGCCGGGCCGCAACCCGAAGGTGAACCAGCTCATCACCCTGGCGGACCGGGCCCGCCACGACGTGCTCGTCATCAGCGACAGCAACACGCGCGTGGCGCCGGGCTACCTGGAAGAGATTGCCCAGGCCTTCGAGGACCCGGACGTGGGCTGCGTCACCCACCCGGTGTCGGGCGTGGGTGAGCGCACCTTCGGCTCGCTCCTGGACAACCTGCACCTGAGCGCCAGCGCGGCGGCGGGGATGATCGCCGCCAAGCGGGCGGCGGACCAGGACATCGTGGTGGGCAAGTCCATGGCGCTGCGCCGCGAGGACGTGGACGCGCTGGGCGGCTTCTTCTCCGTGAAGGACGTGCTGGCCGAGGACTTCGTCATTGGCCAGTGGGTGACGCGCAAGCTGGGTCGCCGCGTGGTGGTGGCGCGCACGCCGGTGTTCAACGTGTCGCTGCGCAAGAGCGTCCTGTCCTTCTTCCAGCGCTACGTCCGCTGGAGCGTCATCCACCGCACCGCCGTGTCGCCGGGCACCTACTTCGCGCAGGCGCTGCTCAACCCCACCCCGCTGGCGCTGCTGGGCGCCTTGCTCGCGCCGTCTGAGGAGAGCGCGGCCCTGTGCCTGGTGGTCGCGCTGGGCAAGGTGGCGGTGGACCTGTCCACCGTGCGCGCCCTGCGGCCCCAGCCGCTGACGTGGGACGCGGTGCCCGCGGTGTTCGCCAAGGACGCCCTGCTCTTCGCGGCGTGGACCTACGCGCTCTTCTCCCGGACGGTGAACTGGCGCGGCACCCGCCTGCGCGTCGCCCGCGGCTCCCGGCTGGTTCCGCTGCGCGCGACGGGGCTGGAGTCCGCCACCTCCCTGCCTCAGAGCGGCCGGGTGCTCGCCGGCTGA
- the phoU gene encoding phosphate signaling complex protein PhoU yields the protein MPSTHTDKAFEADLRDLREKLLAMGAKVENLIVQSMKALTDRDSAVAEKVVAADKDVNRLEVDIDELCRKILALRQPAASDLRLITTALKIVTDLERIGDLAVNIAERSIDLNQVPPLAPYVDTPRLAELAQRQVRMSLDAFVSGDVTKAEEVLRGDDLLDALFLKIFNELLAYMMEDSRNIRRATALMFIAKHLERIGDHALNVAEMVVYMVRGKDIRHPQSRNLVE from the coding sequence ATGCCGTCGACGCACACGGACAAGGCCTTCGAAGCCGACCTGAGGGATTTGCGGGAGAAGCTGCTCGCGATGGGCGCGAAGGTGGAGAACCTCATCGTCCAGAGCATGAAGGCGCTCACCGACCGGGACAGCGCCGTGGCCGAGAAGGTCGTCGCCGCCGACAAGGACGTCAATCGCCTGGAGGTGGACATCGACGAGCTGTGCCGCAAGATTCTCGCGCTGCGCCAGCCCGCCGCCAGTGACCTGCGCCTCATCACCACGGCGCTGAAAATCGTCACCGACCTGGAGCGCATTGGCGACCTGGCGGTGAACATCGCCGAGCGCTCCATCGACCTGAACCAGGTGCCGCCGCTGGCCCCCTACGTGGACACGCCCCGGCTGGCGGAGCTGGCCCAGCGGCAGGTGCGGATGTCCCTGGACGCCTTCGTGTCCGGCGACGTCACCAAGGCCGAGGAAGTGCTCCGCGGCGACGACCTGCTGGATGCCCTCTTCCTGAAAATCTTCAACGAGCTCCTCGCGTACATGATGGAGGACTCGCGGAACATCCGCCGCGCCACGGCGCTGATGTTCATCGCCAAGCACCTGGAGCGCATTGGCGACCACGCGCTGAACGTGGCGGAGATGGTCGTCTACATGGTGCGGGGCAAGGACATCCGCCACCCGCAGAGCCGCAACCTCGTCGAGTAG